A stretch of the Meiothermus sp. CFH 77666 genome encodes the following:
- a CDS encoding YdcF family protein, with the protein MLKQRAQLLMAAGLSLLLLPLGLVLNPELGVGALLGFWLGGTLMGLFGPTFRVLLLGSGLCALFVASVVFTPLTRALMNGLIVHEVPQKADLIVVLGGGMHCGAGELEASSLARLEKGLELWRAGYAPRISLSDTVGEIFGDARCPSLGLEARARVQALYGTEGPEIVLLPQMRTTRTEALAVAEVVRERRWARVLLVTTPAHSRRAVGAFRKLGLDVVSVTSSEPRFDLALTAPADRLKALTPLTREYLGLLKYRLQGWL; encoded by the coding sequence ATGTTGAAGCAACGCGCACAATTGCTGATGGCGGCGGGCTTGAGCCTGCTCTTGTTGCCCTTGGGGCTCGTCCTCAACCCTGAGCTTGGGGTGGGGGCGCTGCTGGGCTTCTGGCTGGGGGGCACGCTCATGGGCTTATTCGGCCCCACCTTTCGGGTTTTGCTGCTGGGAAGCGGGCTTTGTGCGCTATTCGTTGCGTCGGTTGTCTTTACCCCGCTCACCCGGGCGCTGATGAACGGGCTAATCGTTCATGAGGTGCCGCAAAAAGCCGACCTGATCGTGGTGCTAGGGGGCGGGATGCACTGCGGGGCGGGGGAGCTCGAGGCCTCCTCACTGGCTCGCCTGGAGAAGGGCCTGGAGCTCTGGCGGGCCGGCTACGCGCCCCGCATTTCCCTCTCGGACACGGTGGGCGAGATTTTTGGCGATGCCCGCTGCCCTTCGCTGGGCCTCGAGGCCCGGGCGCGGGTGCAGGCTTTGTATGGTACCGAAGGCCCGGAAATTGTCCTGCTGCCCCAGATGCGTACCACCCGCACCGAAGCCCTGGCGGTGGCCGAGGTGGTCAGGGAGCGGAGATGGGCACGGGTTTTGCTGGTGACCACCCCCGCGCACAGCCGCCGGGCCGTGGGGGCCTTTCGCAAGCTGGGCCTGGATGTCGTGAGCGTGACCTCGAGCGAACCCCGCTTCGACCTGGCCCTCACCGCCCCCGCCGACCGATTGAAAGCCCTGACCCCCCTCACGCGGGAGTATCTGGGCCTGTTGAAATACCGCTTACAGGGTTGGTTGTAG
- a CDS encoding 2-oxoacid:ferredoxin oxidoreductase subunit beta gives MENPVPSDRIPLKLNAVGLSKKDYDGAPSTLCKGCGHNSIASQIVQVGYELNLRPHEIIKLSGIGCSSKSPAYFLGMSHGFNALHGRMPSVATGALLANHTLKAIGVSGDGDTGSIGMGQFKHLMRRNVPVVYIVENNGVYGLTKGQFSATAEEGLELKYAGHNEFPPVDLCMEAIIAGAGFVARSFAGDAKQVRELIKAALSFRGTAVLDIISPCVTFNNEDDSPKSYGYGTKNEKPLHELGFIPSAEEIQIEPMEPGELRTVKLHDGSLISLRNLDADYDPTNKLAALERLVRAQETGEFITGLIYYNPSRPSLAEVEELDTPLAQLSPEQLRPGREKLEQILQTYR, from the coding sequence ATGGAAAACCCAGTGCCTTCCGACCGCATCCCGCTCAAGCTCAACGCCGTGGGCCTGAGCAAGAAAGACTACGACGGCGCCCCCAGCACCCTGTGCAAGGGCTGTGGGCACAACAGCATCGCCAGCCAGATCGTGCAGGTAGGCTATGAACTGAACCTGAGGCCCCACGAGATTATCAAGCTCTCGGGCATCGGTTGCTCGTCCAAGTCGCCGGCTTACTTTTTGGGCATGTCGCACGGCTTCAACGCCCTGCACGGGCGGATGCCCAGCGTGGCCACGGGTGCGCTGCTGGCCAACCACACCCTGAAAGCCATTGGGGTCTCGGGCGATGGCGACACCGGCAGCATCGGCATGGGCCAGTTCAAGCACCTGATGCGCCGCAACGTGCCAGTGGTTTACATCGTGGAAAACAACGGCGTGTACGGCCTTACCAAGGGCCAGTTCTCGGCTACAGCCGAGGAGGGCCTCGAGCTCAAATACGCGGGCCACAACGAGTTTCCGCCGGTTGACCTGTGCATGGAGGCCATCATTGCCGGAGCCGGTTTTGTAGCCCGCAGCTTTGCGGGCGACGCCAAGCAGGTGCGCGAGTTGATCAAGGCCGCCCTCTCGTTCCGGGGTACGGCAGTGCTGGACATCATCAGCCCCTGCGTGACCTTCAACAACGAGGACGACAGCCCCAAGAGCTATGGCTACGGCACCAAAAACGAAAAGCCCCTGCACGAACTCGGCTTCATCCCCTCTGCGGAAGAAATACAGATTGAGCCCATGGAACCGGGCGAGCTTCGCACCGTCAAGCTCCACGATGGCTCGCTGATTAGCCTGCGGAACCTGGACGCCGACTACGACCCTACCAACAAGCTTGCAGCCCTGGAGCGTCTCGTCCGGGCCCAGGAAACCGGCGAGTTCATCACCGGCCTGATCTACTACAACCCCAGCCGGCCCAGCCTGGCCGAGGTAGAAGAGCTGGACACCCCTCTGGCCCAGCTATCCCCAGAACAGCTCCGGCCCGGCAGGGAGAAGCTCGAGCAAATTTTGCAAACCTACCGCTGA
- a CDS encoding 2-oxoacid:acceptor oxidoreductase subunit alpha, whose product MSVLERQQEAGYATRSPVINDFSLVVATANGTGSQTANLTLLRSFFKMGIPVHGKNIFPSNIQGLPTWYHIRVSHEGYIARKPSEILVAFNPTTAAEDVQELPPGGVCLYNADLKNLPKRDDLIFYPIPVSELIAGVDVPVKRKPYIANMAYVGVVAWMLGAPLEVVEEALGAQFGYRQKLVESNLQVVRRAHEWASQNLRKQDPYRLEPMNKTEGLIIMTGNEAGALGAVFGGVSVAAWYPITPSTSFMDALREFLPKLRKNQNGKPTYTIIQAEDELAAAGMVMGAGWAGARALTSTSGPGISLMAEFVSYGYFAEIPAVIWDIQRVGPSTGLPTRTSQGDVSFAYTLGHGDTKHPILFPSSIEESFEFGWKSLDLAEVLQTPVFVLSDLDLGMNHWMGKPFDYPEAPLQRGKVLSATELEALGGFARYKDVDGDGIPYRTLPGTPHPLAAYFTRGSGHNEQAQYSERAEDYERLMARLARKFDTARNLVPAPAIEHSPSAKVGIIAYGTTRYAIEEARDRLARQLPTSFLRLRALPINHAVRDFVAAHERVYVIELNRDGQLHGILQNEMPEYATRLRSVAHLDGLPLTAEWVKTRLLNEEAGLK is encoded by the coding sequence ATGAGCGTTCTGGAACGACAGCAAGAGGCGGGTTATGCTACGCGCTCGCCGGTCATCAACGACTTCTCCCTGGTTGTAGCCACCGCCAACGGTACCGGCAGTCAGACCGCCAACCTTACCCTGTTGCGGTCTTTTTTTAAGATGGGCATTCCTGTACATGGCAAGAACATTTTTCCTTCCAATATTCAGGGGCTTCCCACCTGGTACCACATCCGGGTCAGCCATGAAGGGTACATCGCCCGAAAGCCTTCCGAAATTTTAGTGGCCTTCAACCCTACCACCGCCGCAGAAGACGTCCAGGAGTTGCCCCCAGGCGGAGTGTGTCTCTATAACGCTGACCTGAAAAATCTGCCCAAACGCGACGACCTGATTTTCTACCCCATTCCTGTGAGCGAGCTCATTGCAGGCGTGGACGTGCCAGTCAAGCGCAAGCCCTACATTGCCAACATGGCCTATGTGGGGGTGGTGGCCTGGATGTTGGGGGCCCCGCTCGAGGTCGTGGAGGAAGCCCTGGGAGCACAGTTTGGTTACCGCCAGAAGCTGGTGGAAAGCAACCTGCAGGTAGTGCGCCGGGCGCATGAATGGGCCAGCCAGAACCTGCGCAAACAAGACCCGTACCGCCTCGAGCCCATGAACAAGACCGAAGGGCTCATCATCATGACCGGCAACGAGGCCGGCGCTTTGGGGGCGGTGTTTGGCGGGGTGAGCGTGGCGGCCTGGTATCCCATCACCCCTTCGACCAGCTTTATGGATGCCCTGCGCGAGTTTTTACCCAAACTGCGCAAGAACCAAAACGGTAAACCCACCTATACGATCATCCAGGCCGAGGATGAACTGGCTGCCGCAGGCATGGTTATGGGCGCAGGCTGGGCTGGTGCAAGGGCCCTTACCTCCACCAGCGGCCCCGGCATCAGCCTGATGGCCGAGTTCGTCAGTTATGGCTACTTTGCCGAAATTCCCGCCGTAATCTGGGACATCCAGCGGGTAGGCCCCAGTACCGGCCTCCCTACCCGCACCAGCCAGGGCGATGTTTCGTTTGCCTACACCCTGGGCCACGGTGATACCAAGCACCCGATCCTGTTCCCGTCCTCCATCGAAGAAAGTTTCGAGTTTGGCTGGAAGTCTCTCGACCTGGCCGAGGTGCTGCAGACCCCCGTGTTTGTGCTCTCCGACCTCGACCTCGGAATGAACCACTGGATGGGCAAACCCTTCGACTACCCCGAAGCACCCCTGCAACGGGGCAAGGTGCTGAGCGCCACCGAGCTCGAGGCCCTGGGCGGTTTTGCCCGCTACAAGGATGTGGACGGCGACGGCATCCCCTACCGGACGCTGCCCGGCACGCCCCACCCCCTGGCCGCCTACTTCACCCGGGGCAGCGGCCACAACGAACAGGCCCAGTACAGCGAACGGGCCGAGGACTATGAACGCCTGATGGCCCGACTGGCTCGTAAATTCGATACGGCCCGCAACCTGGTACCCGCTCCGGCCATCGAACACAGCCCCTCCGCCAAAGTGGGTATCATCGCTTACGGCACCACCCGCTACGCCATCGAAGAGGCCCGCGACCGCCTCGCCCGGCAGCTCCCTACCAGCTTCCTGCGTCTGCGGGCCCTGCCCATCAACCATGCCGTGCGGGACTTTGTGGCCGCCCACGAACGGGTGTACGTTATTGAACTCAACCGCGACGGCCAGCTTCACGGCATCCTGCAAAACGAGATGCCCGAGTATGCTACCCGCCTGCGCTCGGTGGCCCATCTCGACGGACTGCCACTCACCGCCGAGTGGGTGAAGACCCGCTTACTGAACGAGGAAGCCGGTCTCAAGTAG
- a CDS encoding transcriptional regulator gives MALVSLKLVTIIAEGFLEERLVREIKKLGAKGYTITPARGEGSRGVRASEWEGNNIRLETIVSPSVAEKILNRLAEVYFANYAVIAFVENVEVVRGDKYT, from the coding sequence ATGGCCCTGGTTTCGCTCAAACTGGTCACCATCATTGCAGAAGGCTTCCTGGAAGAGCGGCTTGTCCGGGAAATCAAAAAATTGGGCGCCAAGGGCTACACCATCACACCAGCCAGGGGCGAGGGCAGCCGTGGGGTGCGGGCCAGCGAGTGGGAGGGCAATAACATTCGTCTGGAAACGATTGTGAGCCCTTCTGTGGCAGAAAAAATCCTGAACCGTCTGGCCGAGGTATATTTTGCCAACTACGCGGTGATTGCTTTTGTGGAAAACGTAGAGGTGGTTCGCGGCGATAAGTACACTTAA
- a CDS encoding sodium-dependent bicarbonate transport family permease → MDTLELLRINLLSPAVLAFALGLTATLVKSDLKIPDALYTTLSIYLLLAIGLKGGAALSTTPFAELWKPALATLVLSVLTPLLSYAVLRQIGRFDVVNAAAIAAHYGSVSAVTFIAATTFMQAAGQPVEGFMPTLVAILEVPAIVIALLIARRSLGEGSLGEAVREIFAGRSILLLVGGSVMGFLAGPEGLKQIAPVFVDPFRGVLVLFLLELGMVAAKRLRDLRTVGFFLIGFGIVMPLVQGALGVWFGSLAGMSVGGAMVLGTMAASASYIAAPAAVRIALPQANPSYYLTASLGITFPFNLTLGIPIYFALSRWLHGGS, encoded by the coding sequence GTGGATACGCTGGAATTGCTCCGTATCAACCTGCTCTCCCCTGCCGTGCTGGCCTTTGCCCTGGGCCTCACGGCCACACTGGTCAAGTCCGACCTCAAAATCCCCGATGCGCTCTACACCACCCTCTCGATCTATCTCCTGCTGGCCATCGGCCTCAAAGGCGGGGCTGCACTTTCCACCACGCCATTTGCCGAGCTGTGGAAACCCGCCCTGGCAACGCTGGTGCTGAGCGTCCTTACGCCGCTACTCTCTTACGCTGTGTTGCGGCAAATAGGGCGCTTCGATGTGGTGAATGCTGCCGCTATCGCGGCCCACTATGGCTCGGTTTCGGCGGTGACCTTCATCGCTGCCACTACCTTCATGCAGGCAGCCGGGCAACCGGTGGAGGGCTTTATGCCCACCCTGGTAGCCATTTTGGAAGTCCCGGCCATTGTGATTGCGCTGCTGATTGCCCGCCGTAGCCTGGGCGAAGGCTCGCTGGGCGAGGCGGTGCGGGAGATTTTTGCCGGTAGAAGTATCCTGCTGCTCGTGGGGGGCTCTGTAATGGGCTTTTTGGCGGGGCCAGAGGGTCTCAAGCAAATTGCCCCGGTGTTCGTAGACCCCTTTCGGGGGGTGCTGGTGTTGTTTTTGCTCGAGCTCGGCATGGTAGCCGCCAAGCGCTTGCGCGATCTGCGAACGGTAGGGTTTTTTTTGATTGGTTTTGGCATCGTGATGCCACTTGTACAAGGGGCTCTGGGCGTGTGGTTCGGGAGCCTGGCCGGTATGTCGGTGGGGGGGGCAATGGTCTTGGGCACCATGGCCGCCAGTGCTTCGTACATTGCAGCCCCAGCTGCCGTACGCATTGCCTTGCCCCAGGCCAATCCGAGCTACTACCTTACCGCCTCGCTGGGCATCACCTTCCCCTTCAACCTGACCCTGGGAATCCCCATCTACTTTGCGCTTTCTCGCTGGCTGCACGGAGGTAGCTAA